The following are from one region of the Prevotella communis genome:
- the murC gene encoding UDP-N-acetylmuramate--L-alanine ligase, whose amino-acid sequence MEAKDIKAVYFVGAGGIGMSALVRYFIHRGLIVAGYDKTPSDLTRRLEKEGALIHYEENVDLIPHACKDKEHCLVVYTPAIPAEHQELCYFRENGFEIQKRAQVLGTLTRQMKGLCVAGTHGKTTTSSMCAHIMHQSHLDCNAFLGGITKNYGTNYIVSDSEYVVIEADEFDRSFHWLSPWMTVITSTDPDHLDIYGTKEAYLESFRHYTELIQPGGALIIHRDLEMKEHLQDGVKRYDYSLNEGDFHAENIKIENGEITFDFISPVENVLNVQLGQPIPINIENGIAAMAMAQLNGCTAEELRYGMQTYGGVDRRFDFKIKTDKLVFLSDYAHHPKEIYQSARSIRELYKDRHITAIFQPHLYTRTRDFYQDFADALSQLDEVILTEIYPARELPIEGVTSQLIYDRLAPGVKKQLINKDDVLSFIKSRSFDVLIVLGAGDLDNQVPQMAKVLQSNKN is encoded by the coding sequence ATGGAAGCAAAGGATATAAAAGCTGTATATTTCGTTGGTGCCGGTGGTATAGGTATGAGTGCACTGGTACGTTATTTCATTCATCGTGGCCTGATTGTAGCAGGTTATGATAAAACACCTTCGGATCTGACCCGTCGTCTGGAGAAGGAGGGCGCCTTGATTCATTATGAGGAAAACGTGGATTTGATTCCTCATGCATGTAAGGACAAGGAACATTGCCTGGTGGTTTATACCCCTGCTATCCCGGCAGAGCATCAGGAGTTGTGCTATTTCCGCGAGAATGGTTTTGAAATACAGAAACGTGCGCAGGTGCTGGGTACACTGACCCGTCAGATGAAAGGACTTTGTGTGGCAGGAACTCATGGTAAGACAACAACGTCAAGCATGTGTGCACATATCATGCACCAGAGTCATCTGGATTGTAATGCTTTCCTGGGTGGTATCACCAAAAACTATGGTACCAATTATATTGTCTCTGATTCGGAATATGTGGTGATAGAAGCCGATGAGTTCGACCGTTCTTTCCATTGGCTGTCACCTTGGATGACGGTTATCACATCAACAGATCCTGATCATCTGGATATCTATGGTACAAAGGAGGCTTATCTGGAGAGCTTCCGTCATTACACAGAGTTGATCCAGCCTGGTGGTGCCCTGATTATTCACCGCGACTTGGAGATGAAGGAGCACTTGCAGGATGGTGTGAAGCGTTATGACTATTCTCTTAACGAGGGTGACTTCCATGCTGAGAATATCAAGATAGAGAATGGTGAGATTACGTTCGACTTTATCTCTCCTGTCGAGAATGTGCTGAATGTGCAACTGGGTCAGCCTATTCCTATCAATATTGAAAATGGTATTGCTGCGATGGCAATGGCACAACTCAATGGCTGTACGGCAGAGGAGTTGCGTTATGGTATGCAGACCTATGGAGGAGTAGACCGCCGTTTTGATTTTAAGATCAAGACCGATAAGCTGGTGTTCCTCTCAGACTACGCTCACCATCCCAAAGAAATCTATCAGAGTGCGCGTAGCATTCGTGAACTATATAAAGATCGTCATATCACGGCTATCTTCCAACCCCATCTCTATACACGTACCCGCGATTTCTACCAGGATTTCGCTGATGCGCTGAGTCAGTTGGATGAAGTGATTCTGACAGAGATCTATCCTGCCCGTGAATTGCCTATAGAAGGCGTTACTTCACAGCTGATCTACGATCGACTGGCCCCTGGGGTTAAGAAGCAGCTCATCAACAAGGATGACGTGCTGTCCTTCATTAAGAGCCGTTCGTTCGATGTCCTTATCGTACTTGGTGCTGGTGACCTGGATAACCAGGTTCCACAGATGGCCAAGGTGTTGCAGAGTAATAAAAACTAA